The Microcoleus sp. AS-A8 genome segment CTACGAGAACCAGTCCCATCAGCCAACCTGTGAGTAACCATCGCAGTTTCACGTTTCCTTGAAATCCTCCTTTGCTACTTCGATATCAGAACCCGGAATTGAGAGAGCCAGTTGATAAAGCTGACGCCGTGAGAGTTTGGTGATTTGAGCTAACTGACGACTCGCTTGCGATCGCGATACTCCCTGAGCCATGATTTGGAGTAGCTCAGCCTTCAGGTCGTCTTCTGAGAACACAGGCATCTCTGCTTGCGACCCCGCAATCACGAGGGTAAATTCTCCTCTGGGTTCCTTCTGCTTGTAGTGAGCGATCGCCTCCCCAATTGTTCCCCGCCAGAACTCTTCGTGCAACTTGGTTAATTCTCGTGCAATCACCATGGGACGGTGAACTCCTAGGGAGTTAGCTAAATCGGGCAACGTGGCGCGAAGGCGATGAGGAGATTCATAAAGAATTAATGTTCTCGATTCCGCTTGCAGCAATTCTAAGCGTTTTTGCCGATCTTGACCGCTTGCTGGTAAAAAACCTTCAAAGACAAAGCGATCGGTTGGTAAACCAGCCGCACTCAGCGCTGTAATCCCCGCCGTCGCACCGGGGATGGGTACTACGGTTATCCCTGCCTCAATGCAAGCCTTAACCAATTCATAACCTGGATCAGAGATTCCCGGCATCCCCGCATCCGTCACTAGGGCGATCACTTTTCCCTCAGCCATCTGTGTCAACAACTCTGATAGACGCTCAGTGCGATTGTGTTCGTGATAACTCACTTGAGGCGTCTTAATCTCAAAATGCTGCAACAGCTTCCCCGTATGGCGCGTGTCTTCCGCCGCGATCAAATCCACCGTTTGTAATATCCGTACTGCCCGGAATGTCATATCCTCCAGGTTCCCAATCGGCGTTCCTACGACGTAAAGCGTTCCCACGCGTTGTCCTCCTCCGCATGATTCATCTCACAGCACAGTCCCTGGTACAAGCGTGATTCGCCAACTGTTGTTAACCTTGTCAATTGCCGATGGCACAAAAGCTTCACCAACAACCCTCTCAGCAATCCCCAATTCCCCAAAATACTACAATTAGCGGAGGTCAGACTGAACTGGAGGGATGTAGTTGGTGAGCAAGGGACTTTTTGTAGGTATGGTCACCCTAGACTTGGTGTATCTCTCTGCCCAGCTTCCGGGTCATAATCAAAAAGTTGTGGCCTCCGATTACACGGTTGCTGCTGGTGGGCCAGCCACCAATGCTGCCGTAACCTTTAGTTACTTGGGTAATCAAGCCACAATTCTCGGTGTGGTGGGCACTCACCCCATTACTCACTTAATCCGAAGTGACCTAGAACATCATGGGGTGACGATTGCTGACCTTAACCCGACTACCCCAGAACCCCCGCCCGTTTCTTCCATCATTGTGACCGAATCCACTGGCGATCGCAGCGTCATCTCACTCAATGCTACAAAAATTCAAATAACCTCTGATCAACCGCCTGTTGACCTTGACGCTGGTGTTGATATAGTTCTGATTGATGGTCATCAAATGGCGGTTGGAAGTGCAATCGCTCAGTTAGCCAAAAATAAGAATATTCCAGTTGTCATCGATGGTGGTAGCTGGAAACCGGGATTTGAAAAGGTTTTGCCTTTTGTCGATTATGCTATTTGCTCAGCTAATTTTTATCCGCCCGGTTGCCGTAACAGCGAGGAAGTTATGGCTTATCTTGCTGCCTTAGGGATTCCTCATGTCGCCATTACTCAAGGGGAAAATCAAATTCAATACTGGACGTTAGGTGTATCAAGTCAAATTCAAGTGCCACAGATTAAGGCCGTTGATACACTCGCTGCCGGGGACGTTTTTCATGGCGCATTCTGTCACTCCATCCTGCGGCAAAACTTTGCAGATTCCCTATCGGAAGCCGCCGAACTTGCTTCTTATTCCTGTCAATTCTTTGGGACTCGTCAGTGGATGAAAACATGACCAAATGGTTATAGATTTGCCTATTTTTTGAGACTTAGGCAATCAATGAAATCTCATTCACGACCTGAATTCGTCCCCGATATAAAGCACGCAGCATCCGATCAATGGCGCTTCTCTCATCTTCAGTCATTGAGTCTTCTAATACGGCTGCCATCAACCCATAGCGGTCAGCCAGGGTAATCTTACCAGAGGTCGTGACTTGAGCGAATAAGTCCGATATTGCACCGGGGATGAGACGAACTGGGGTTAGCATGGGACACCATTGAACTCGATTCTTACACTATGAGTTTTTTTCTTCCTGAACAGAGTGATTTCAGGGCATTATCCCTGTGATAATAATCTGCTCTCAACGTGAGTCATACACCATATTTCGGTGATATTACTCTTGTCTCAGTGTGATGAAGCTAGTGATTGAGAGTGATGCTTAACCCGGTTTTTTGTGAGGTGTATCACACTCTCAGAGTAGAGGTAGATCGTGACCCATATTTAGCTTAAAACCTATTCTTTAAACCCGCCTTTAATAAACGTTGTAAATCTAAACTTTATTCAGTGCGAATGTAATTCTACTGGCTATCAAATTTATATCTAAGGGGTGAAAAAAATGTTTCCAATTTAGATAGAAAAGGGATAATAATTCATAGAAATTTATCATCCCTCATGAAAATCGAAATAAATTGAAAGCGTACTCTGTGATATCCTGCCAATCACAGCATTAGCCGACCCACTGATGAGTCACCTGCTCTATTTGGGCAACCTCTTGTTCGCTCAGACTCCAGCCTAAGGCACCCGCATTCTGTTGAGCCTGCTGTGCGGTTTTGGCACCGGGAATGGGAACAACGCCTTGAGCGATCAGCCAGTTGAGGGCAACCTGAGCCGGTGTGCGATTATACTTTTCACCCATCTGATTGAGTAGCTGCACAACGGGAGCTATTTTTTCTAAACCGCTTTTGCTGAAACGCGGGTCAATTCTGCGGGCATCATTGAAGTGGAAAGATTGCTCAGGAGTGTACTTGCCGGTAAGTAATCCTTGAGCTAAAGGGCTATAGGCCAGGATTGTCACACCCAGTTGACGCGCTGTATCGAGAACGCCGTTCCGTTCAATTTTCCGTTGCAGCAGGGAGTATTGTACCTGATTCACCGCCAACGGTACTCCACGCGCTGCCAGATACCCATGAGCCTCTCGCATCTGATCGGCTGAGTAGTTGCTAACACCGACAGCAGCAATTCTACCCCGTTGGACTTCATCTGCCAGAGCATTCATCAACGTCTCCTGGCTCATCAAGAAGCCGAATGGCTGATGCACTTGGTACAGTTCAACTCGCTCAACCTGTAGACGCTTTAAACTGGCGGTTAAAGCCTCAGAAACAGACTGGGCAGTTAATCGCCAGGGTACGGGAAAGTATTTCGTGGCGATTTGTGCGGGACGCCCCAGTTGTTTCATAAACCGTCCCAGCAGGGATTCCGATTCTCCCAACCCGTAAATCTCCGCCGTATCAAAAAAGCTGATACCCGCATCTAAGGTTGCCTCAAAGGCGGCTTGCACCTGCGAGGCTCCATAATCATTGCCGTAATTCCAAAATAGCTTGTCGCCCCATGCCCAAGTTCCAATCCCTAACGCGGTAACCGTTGGGCCATTCTGACCTAAAGTAATCGTCTGCATCATCAACTCTATTATTTACATTTTTTCAATTTCCTTAGTGTATCGTTGCAAATAATCAACGACAGCCCAGAAGAGAGCTAATTACCATGTAACTTTAGATAGATAAAAGAAGGATAAAATACTAATTTCGGCAAGCGATCGCTCTCACACAGATATGGAAACCAGTGATTTTTCCAATTCCCCCCCCACCCCATCGCCAACCGAAAAGGTCATGCCCCGCATTAAGATTTTGACCATGTTCCGGCTGGGCTTATTCCAAATGGGATTGGGCATCATGTCACTCCTCACCCTAGGAGTACTCAACCGGGTGATGATTGACGAACTCAACGTATTGCCCCTGATTGCCGCCGGTGCGATTGCCATGCACCAGTTTGTGAGTCCGGCGCGGGTGTGGTTTGGTCAGATGTCTGATTCTAAAACGCTTTTCGGCTATCACCGTACCGGTTATGTCTGGATTGGCGCGGCTGTCTTTACCACCCTCTCTTTCATCGCCCTGCAAGTGGTTTGGCAACTCGGCGGCAGTTTGCAAGCGACTGGATGGAGTATACAAACCTACAGTTGGGCGGGAGTACTCGCTCTAATTTTTGCTCTGTATGGTTTAGCCCTCAGTGCCAGTTCCACTCCTTTTGCCGCCCTTCTCGTTGATGTCTCGGATGAAGACAACCGCTCTAAACTGATTGGAGTCGTCTGGTCGATGTTAATGGTTGGGATTGTGGTAG includes the following:
- the rsmI gene encoding 16S rRNA (cytidine(1402)-2'-O)-methyltransferase translates to MGTLYVVGTPIGNLEDMTFRAVRILQTVDLIAAEDTRHTGKLLQHFEIKTPQVSYHEHNRTERLSELLTQMAEGKVIALVTDAGMPGISDPGYELVKACIEAGITVVPIPGATAGITALSAAGLPTDRFVFEGFLPASGQDRQKRLELLQAESRTLILYESPHRLRATLPDLANSLGVHRPMVIARELTKLHEEFWRGTIGEAIAHYKQKEPRGEFTLVIAGSQAEMPVFSEDDLKAELLQIMAQGVSRSQASRQLAQITKLSRRQLYQLALSIPGSDIEVAKEDFKET
- a CDS encoding aldo/keto reductase: MQTITLGQNGPTVTALGIGTWAWGDKLFWNYGNDYGASQVQAAFEATLDAGISFFDTAEIYGLGESESLLGRFMKQLGRPAQIATKYFPVPWRLTAQSVSEALTASLKRLQVERVELYQVHQPFGFLMSQETLMNALADEVQRGRIAAVGVSNYSADQMREAHGYLAARGVPLAVNQVQYSLLQRKIERNGVLDTARQLGVTILAYSPLAQGLLTGKYTPEQSFHFNDARRIDPRFSKSGLEKIAPVVQLLNQMGEKYNRTPAQVALNWLIAQGVVPIPGAKTAQQAQQNAGALGWSLSEQEVAQIEQVTHQWVG
- a CDS encoding sugar kinase, producing the protein MVSKGLFVGMVTLDLVYLSAQLPGHNQKVVASDYTVAAGGPATNAAVTFSYLGNQATILGVVGTHPITHLIRSDLEHHGVTIADLNPTTPEPPPVSSIIVTESTGDRSVISLNATKIQITSDQPPVDLDAGVDIVLIDGHQMAVGSAIAQLAKNKNIPVVIDGGSWKPGFEKVLPFVDYAICSANFYPPGCRNSEEVMAYLAALGIPHVAITQGENQIQYWTLGVSSQIQVPQIKAVDTLAAGDVFHGAFCHSILRQNFADSLSEAAELASYSCQFFGTRQWMKT